TTATGACTAAGCGTTGGATTGCCCTGTGCTCCGCCGTGTTGCTGAGCCTCCTGACCACCCAGGCTCGAGCCGATGCGCACAGCGTGATGGAGTGGGCCAAAGAGCAAGCCAACTGGGACGCCATCGTCTCCCAGGCGGTGGGCGGCAACGCCATGGCGCAAGCCGCTGTCGGCCACTGCTACCTCACCGGCAAACTGGGCGACAAGAGCTGTGATATCGCCTACAACAACGGCGTGGCCTACTATGAAAAAGCCTACCACGGCGGTCAGAACTGGGTGCTCAACCCCCTGGTGACCGCCTTGGTGCAAGGACCGGCGGGCAGCAGCTTCGTCGGCCTGCGCTCGGCGCCCATGAAGCAGATCTGCGCCCTGGCCGCGCCAGTGCAACAACGCAATATCCCGCAGCTGCTTGAAGGCGCCAACCGCGGCCTGATGGGGCTCTGCTTCCTCAAGGGCATCGGCGTTGAAACCGACAAGAACTATGGCGTCAACCTGCTCGATAGCGCCGCCAAAGAGGGCTCCATCGTCTCGGCGCACATTCTTGACGACATCTTCCGTCGCAGCCGCTATGGCGTGGCCATCAATGTGGAGCGCGCCGACTTTTACCAAGAGCTGGCCAAAAAGAACGCTCTGGCGATGCAATCGACTGCAACCAATTGATCCGCTCACTGTCTGTTAGAGCGTGAGCGCGTATTGGCGCGTCTCCTCCCTATTCCCTGCAGACTGAACTGGAGATTGGCGATGAATTGCAACGTTGGCGGTATCGACCGGATTTTGCGGATTGTGGCGGGCGCGGCGCTGATCGCGCTGGCGGTGATGGGCATTGTCGGCCCCTGGGGCTACATCGGCGTTGTGCCGCTGCTCACCGGCCTGATCAAATTCTGCCCCGCTTACACCCTGCTGGGGATTAAAACCTGTGACGCAGGGGACGCCAAAGCGTCATAATGGCCCCTGGCGACCGCATGAAAACGGCCCCGCTCACTGCGGGGCTTTTCATTTGCGGCGGGCCGTGACAACACCCGGCCCCTCCCTTTTACTCTCACCCGCCGCTCACCCGGCGAGACATGGCGCGAGGATACGACTGCATGAACATTCTGGTGGTTGGCGGCGGCGGGCGCGAACACGCCCTGGTGTGGAAAATCGCCCAATCCGAGCTGGTGGAGAAGATCTACTGCGCCCCGGGCAACCCGGGCATCGCGCAACATGCCGAGTGCGTCAACATCTCCGTGGACGACGTGCATGCGCTCACCGAATTCGCCGTGCAGAAGGATATCGACCTGACCGTCATCGGCCCCGAATTGCCGCTGGTGCTGGGCCTGGCCGACGCCCTGCGCGCCCGTGGTCTGCTGGTGTTTGGCCCCTCCAAGGCCGCCGCCGAGATCGAAGGCTCCAAAGCCTTCATGAAGTCCCTGTTCGCCAAATACAACATCCCCACCGCCGAACATCGCACCTTCTCCGACGCCGAGGCCGCCAAAGCCTACGTCGGCATTCAGGGCGCCCCCATCGTCATCAAGGCCTCCGGGCTGGCCGCGGGCAAAGGCGCGGTGGTGTGTCAAACCATCTCCCAAGCCATGGACGCCCTCGATCGCATCATGGTCAAGCGCGAGTTTGGCGATGCTGGCGATGAGGTGGTGGTGGAGGAGTTTCTCGCAGGCGAAGAGGCCTCCTTCCTGGCCATTGTCGATGGCGAAACCGTGGTCCCTCTGGCCGGATCGCAGGATCATAAAGCCGTGGGCGAAGGCGATACCGGCCCCAACACCGGCGGCATGGGCGCCTACTCGCCCGCGCCGGTGCTGGACGCCGAGATGGTGCGTCGCGCCATGGATCAGGTGATGCTGCCCACCGCCCGCGCCATGGTGGCGGAAGGACGCCCCTTCCAGGGCATCCTCTACGCCGGTCTGATGATCGACGATGGCCGCATCAAGACCCTGGAGTTCAACGCCCGCTTTGGCGATCCCGAGTGCCAACCGCTGCTCATGCGCATGAAGTCGGATCTGGTCCCGGTGCTGCTGGCCGCCGCCCGCGGCGAGCTGGAGGGGCAGGAGATCGAGTGGGACGAGCGCGCCGCCGTATGTGTGGTGATGGCCTCCAACGGCTACCCCAACGCCTATGAGAAAGGCCAGACCATCGACGGCCTGGACGCGGTGGCGGAGATGGAAGACTGCGTGGTGTTCCATGCGGGCACCAAGCGCCAGAACGGACGCATCATCAACGATGGCGGCCGCGTGCTGGGCGTCACCGCATTGGGCAAAGGCGTCACCGGCGCCCGCGAAGCGGCCTATGCCGCCGTGCGCCGCATCGAATGGAAAGAGGCGTACTACCGTCGCGACATCGGCCACCGCGCCGTGGCCCGCGAAGAGGAGGAAGCCGCCGAACTGGAAGAGGCCGGTTTGGAGTAACGCGCCTTTGCGCGGCTGCTCCCACCACAATTCAACCCTGTAACGATTACCCAAATTCTCGAGGAACCGAACCCATGTCCGACTCCCCGAAAGTGGCCATTATGATGGGCTCCGACTCCGACTTCGACGTCATGAAAGAGGCCGGACGCAGCCTAAAGAGCTTCGACATCCCGTTTGAGATGATCGTCACCTCCGCTCACCGCACCCCCGAGCGCACCCACGAGTACGTCAAGAACGCCCCTGCGCGCGGCGTCAAGCTGTTCATCGTCGGCGCGGGCGCCGCAGCGCACCTGGCGGGGGTCACCGCGTCTGAGACCACCCTGCCGGTGATTGGCGTGCCGCTCTCGGCCACCGATCTCAAAGGCATGGACGCGCTGCTCTCCACCGTGCAGATGCCCGGCGGCATCCCGGTGGCCTCCATGGCCATCGGCAAGGCTGGAGCCAAGAATGCGGGCATCTTCGCCGCGCAGATTCTGGCGCTGGCCGATGAGGATCTGGCCGCCCGCATGGTGGAGTCCCGTCGTGAGATGGTCGCCGCCGTGGAGGCCAAGGATCGCGCTTTGCAAAAGAAGATGGACGAGCTGTAAGGGGCGATCAATACGGATAAATGACGGAAAAATCTGGGGGAATATAAGAGACTGGGGCTTCGCCCCAGACCCCACGAGGGCGCCGCCCTCGACCCGCCAGGGAAATGATTTCCCTGGACCCTCGTTAGTTTGTCTTTCGCGCACCTCTGCAAGCTCTGCGCACTGCAACGGAATTGGCAGCCGGTTTGGAAAAAGGATCTTCCACCTATGGCGATGTCTGACGAGATCTCCCTTGCCGTCTCAGCCCTGCAGACAGGCGGCGTCATCGCCTACCCCACTGAAACCGTCCATGGTCTGGGCGTCGATCCGTTCAATCCCGTCGCGCTCAAGCGCCTGCTTGCCCTCAAAGGGCGCAACGCAGGCAAAGGGTTGATTCTTCTGCTGCCCGACACCGCCGCCCTGGCGCGGGTGGCGGCGCGCATCAACGCGCCGTCGCGCCGCCTGATGCAACGCTTCTGGCCTGGTCCATTGACTCTGCTCCTCCCCGCCGCGCCGCACCTATCCGACCGCATCACCGGCGATCTGCGCGGCCCCGAGGGCGCGCGCGAAGTCGCGGTGCGCATCTCGCCGCACCCAATTGTGACGCAGTTGATGGCGCAGTGGCGCAGACCGCTGGTCTCCACCAGCGCCAACCCCAGCGGCGCGGATCTGCTCACTCCGGCGCAGATGCAGGCGCAGTGGGGCGCTGCGCTGGCGGCCCTGATTCCCGGCGCGGACCACCCCCAAGCGCCCCCCTCCACCATCGCCCGCGCCGACGCCCAGGGCGTGACCATCCTGCGCCAAGGCGCCCTGACCCACGCGGAACTTCACCAAGCCATTCAGGGCTAGAGTGCGGACGCGGAGTCTCGCGGGCGCACCAACGCTAACCAGGCGCAACCAAAACTGTACAAAACGGCCAATGTTTGCGTAATGCTGGTCGAGCTAGCGCTGACTATTGGCCTCCGGCTGGCCGGAGGCGGGGTCTGGGGGCCGCGCCCCCAGCGGGTATGGGCGGAGCCCATGGGGTGGCAGTTGGGAGCTCGAGGGCAGAGCCCTCGATATCTTTCATTTTCAAAATCGCCAATGCCAAAGTTTACATTCAACCGCATAGAGAACTGATCAAGAATCCTCACCCGGCCCGCGCCGCGGCTCCTCGCTCCCATGGGGCAGTCGCCGCACATCAGAGCCCGCCGCCTGTTCGTCAGAGCGCAGCACCTCGCCATCCACCACCGTCTCCGAGGCCGGGCGACTGACCGTACGGCTGGCGTGGAACGATCCGCGTACACTGCCAGAAGCCAATCCGGCGCGGAACTGCTTCATCAACCAGATACGAATGGGCGCGCGGGTGAACGGAAACACCATCAAGAAGCCCAATGTATCGGTGAAGAAGCCGGGCAGAATCAGAAACACCCCCGCCAACAGCAGCATTACGCCGTCGACCATCTCCTTGCCCGGCGTCTCCTGCCGCGCCAGACGCTCCTGCATGGTCACCAGCGTCTTCATCCCCTCGCGCTGGGCCAACGCCACGCCGATGATGGCGGTGCCAAACATCGCCAGAATCGTATTGCCCGCGCCGATCTCTCCGCCCACCTGGATCATCAGCCAGATCTCGAATATGATCAGCCCTGTAAACAACCAAACCAGGATTTTTCCCACGCTCATCTCCCATCAGAACCCACGTGCATAAGCCATTTGCATGACGCCATTGGACACATCCCAACGCGACGCTGACAAGGGCCTGCAAAGCAGTATATTATAAACTTCTTATATATCATTGCTTTGCCCGATAAAGAACACCATCAGTGATTGCGGACATTTTTTCAAATCGGCAAAAACTCGCGCAAAAATCGGCTCAAACATTGATCTTACAGGCCAGGAATGGTAAACAGTTCGGGTTTTGGTTTCGCCCCTTTCCGGCGAAGCCGCCGCTTCACTTTGTCGCGTAAGGACCATCGCCGTGCACGATAGCACCATCGCCAAACGCTATGCGTCGGCCCTGGCGGAGCTGGCCGCAGAACAGAACGCGCTGGAAGTCGTGGGACAGGATCTGGCTCAGTTCAATGAGTTGATCGCTGAGACCCCCGCCTTCGCGCAGCTGCTGACCAACCCCACAGCCGCCAAGAGCGAACAACACGCCGCGCTGACCACCTACATCGACAAAGCCGAGCCGCAACCGGTGAGCGCGAACTTCCTGCGCCTGCTGCTCGATAAGCGTCGCATGAACATCTTCTCGGATATCGTCGCCGCTTACCAGCGCGATCTGGACGCCCGCGCTGGCAAAATCGCCGTGCGCGTGCAAACGCCCAAAGCCCTGCTCAAGCGTCAAAGCGACGCCCTCGGCGCCTCCCTCTCGGCAGCCACCGGCAAGCAAGTCGAGCTGGAGCTGGAAGAGAAGCCCGAGTTGCTGGGCGGCCTGGTGGTTCAGGTGGGCAGCGTAATGATGGACTACTCCGTGCGCAATCAGTTGCACCGACTCAAAGAGATCATGAAAGGATAAGGGCCGATGACCATCAGCGTCGCGGAAATCAGCGGAATCCTCAAGCAACAGATCGCAGACTACGGCAAAGAGCCGGAAGTCTCCGAGGTCGGCCACGTCATCGCCGTTGGCGACGGCATCGTGCGCGCCTACGGTCTGGACAACGTCATGGCCGGCGAATTGGTCGCCTTTGAGAACGGCGCCGAAGGCATGGCCCTGAACCTCGAAGAGGACAATGTCGGCATCGTGGTGTTCGGCGACGTCATCGGCATCGCCGAAGGCGACGTCATCAAGCGCACCGGCCGCATCGTCGACGTCGGCGTGGGCAAGCCCCTGCTGGGTCGCGTGGTCGACGCCCTGGGCAACGCCGTGGACGGCAAAGGCGAGATCGAAACCAGCGAGCGTCGTCTGGCCGAAGTCAAAGCCCCCGGCATCATCCCCCGCAAATCGGTGCATGAGCCTCTGGCCACCGGCATCAAGGCCCTGGACTGCCTGGTGCCCATCGGCCGCGGCCAGCGCGAGTTGATCATCGGCGACCGCCAGACCGGCAAAACCGCCGTGGCCATCGACGCCATCATCAACCAGAAGCGCACCCACGACACCGATAAGCCGGTCTACTGCATCTATGTGGCCATCGGTCAGAAGCGCTCCACCGTGGCCCAGGTGGTGAAGACCCTGGAAGAGCACGGCGCCATGGAGTACACCACCGTGGTGGCCGCCACCGCGTCGGATCCCGCCCCCATGCAGTTCCTGGCCGCTTACACTGGCTGCGCCATGGGCGAGTACTTCCGCGACAACGGCATGCACGCCTTGATCGTGTATGATGACCTCTCCAAGCAGGCCGTGGCCTATCGTCAGATGTCCCTGATCCTGCGTCGTCCTCCGGGCCGCGAAGCGTACCCCGGCGACGTCTTCTACATCCACTCGCGCCTGCTGGAGCGCGCGTGTAAACTCAACGACGAGCAAGGCGCCGGTTCGCTCACCGCCCTGCCCATCATCGAGACCCAGGATGGCGACGTCTCCGCCTACATCCCGACCAACGTGATCTCCATCACCGACGGTCAGATCTTCCTGGAGTCCGACCTGTTCTACTCCGGTCTGCGTCCCGCCATCTCGGTGGGTCTGTCGGTCTCCCGCGTGGGCGGCGCCGCGCAGCTCAAAGCCACCAAACAGGTGGCCGGCACCCTGCGTCTGGACCTGGCCCAATATCGCGAAATGGCCGCCTTCGCCCAGTTCGGCTCCGACCTGGATCCGGCCACCCAGAAGCTGCTGCACCGCGGCAAGCGTCTGATGGAGCTGCTCAAGCAGCCCCAGTATGCGCCCCAGTCCATGCCCGAGCAGGTGATCGTGCTCTACGCCGGCACCAAAGGCTTCCTCGACGACTGCCCGGTGGATCGCATCCCCGCCGCCGAAGCCGAGATCTTGAAGCAGATGCACGCCAAGCACGCGGCTGTGGTGAGCAAGATCGATAGCGAAGGCAAGCTGACCGACGAGATCGAAAAGTCGTTGGCCGACGCCCTGAAGTCCATCATCGCCGACTTCCTGGCCTAAGCGAAACGGCAACCTCGACCATAGGAGCTCAGGCCAATGGCCAATATGAAAGCCCTGCGCGGTCGGATCAAGTCGGTTACCAATACCCGGCAGATCACCAAGGCCATGAAAATGGTCTCCGCCGCTAAACTTCGCCGCGCAAC
The window above is part of the Magnetofaba australis IT-1 genome. Proteins encoded here:
- a CDS encoding FxsA family protein, which gives rise to MGKILVWLFTGLIIFEIWLMIQVGGEIGAGNTILAMFGTAIIGVALAQREGMKTLVTMQERLARQETPGKEMVDGVMLLLAGVFLILPGFFTDTLGFLMVFPFTRAPIRIWLMKQFRAGLASGSVRGSFHASRTVSRPASETVVDGEVLRSDEQAAGSDVRRLPHGSEEPRRGPGEDS
- a CDS encoding L-threonylcarbamoyladenylate synthase; the encoded protein is MAMSDEISLAVSALQTGGVIAYPTETVHGLGVDPFNPVALKRLLALKGRNAGKGLILLLPDTAALARVAARINAPSRRLMQRFWPGPLTLLLPAAPHLSDRITGDLRGPEGAREVAVRISPHPIVTQLMAQWRRPLVSTSANPSGADLLTPAQMQAQWGAALAALIPGADHPQAPPSTIARADAQGVTILRQGALTHAELHQAIQG
- a CDS encoding YgaP family membrane protein, with protein sequence MNCNVGGIDRILRIVAGAALIALAVMGIVGPWGYIGVVPLLTGLIKFCPAYTLLGIKTCDAGDAKAS
- the purD gene encoding phosphoribosylamine--glycine ligase, with amino-acid sequence MNILVVGGGGREHALVWKIAQSELVEKIYCAPGNPGIAQHAECVNISVDDVHALTEFAVQKDIDLTVIGPELPLVLGLADALRARGLLVFGPSKAAAEIEGSKAFMKSLFAKYNIPTAEHRTFSDAEAAKAYVGIQGAPIVIKASGLAAGKGAVVCQTISQAMDALDRIMVKREFGDAGDEVVVEEFLAGEEASFLAIVDGETVVPLAGSQDHKAVGEGDTGPNTGGMGAYSPAPVLDAEMVRRAMDQVMLPTARAMVAEGRPFQGILYAGLMIDDGRIKTLEFNARFGDPECQPLLMRMKSDLVPVLLAAARGELEGQEIEWDERAAVCVVMASNGYPNAYEKGQTIDGLDAVAEMEDCVVFHAGTKRQNGRIINDGGRVLGVTALGKGVTGAREAAYAAVRRIEWKEAYYRRDIGHRAVAREEEEAAELEEAGLE
- the purE gene encoding 5-(carboxyamino)imidazole ribonucleotide mutase translates to MSDSPKVAIMMGSDSDFDVMKEAGRSLKSFDIPFEMIVTSAHRTPERTHEYVKNAPARGVKLFIVGAGAAAHLAGVTASETTLPVIGVPLSATDLKGMDALLSTVQMPGGIPVASMAIGKAGAKNAGIFAAQILALADEDLAARMVESRREMVAAVEAKDRALQKKMDEL
- the atpA gene encoding F0F1 ATP synthase subunit alpha; its protein translation is MTISVAEISGILKQQIADYGKEPEVSEVGHVIAVGDGIVRAYGLDNVMAGELVAFENGAEGMALNLEEDNVGIVVFGDVIGIAEGDVIKRTGRIVDVGVGKPLLGRVVDALGNAVDGKGEIETSERRLAEVKAPGIIPRKSVHEPLATGIKALDCLVPIGRGQRELIIGDRQTGKTAVAIDAIINQKRTHDTDKPVYCIYVAIGQKRSTVAQVVKTLEEHGAMEYTTVVAATASDPAPMQFLAAYTGCAMGEYFRDNGMHALIVYDDLSKQAVAYRQMSLILRRPPGREAYPGDVFYIHSRLLERACKLNDEQGAGSLTALPIIETQDGDVSAYIPTNVISITDGQIFLESDLFYSGLRPAISVGLSVSRVGGAAQLKATKQVAGTLRLDLAQYREMAAFAQFGSDLDPATQKLLHRGKRLMELLKQPQYAPQSMPEQVIVLYAGTKGFLDDCPVDRIPAAEAEILKQMHAKHAAVVSKIDSEGKLTDEIEKSLADALKSIIADFLA
- the atpH gene encoding ATP synthase F1 subunit delta, yielding MHDSTIAKRYASALAELAAEQNALEVVGQDLAQFNELIAETPAFAQLLTNPTAAKSEQHAALTTYIDKAEPQPVSANFLRLLLDKRRMNIFSDIVAAYQRDLDARAGKIAVRVQTPKALLKRQSDALGASLSAATGKQVELELEEKPELLGGLVVQVGSVMMDYSVRNQLHRLKEIMKG